In the genome of Populus alba chromosome 11, ASM523922v2, whole genome shotgun sequence, one region contains:
- the LOC118032694 gene encoding cysteine-rich receptor-like protein kinase 25 isoform X2: MFALKFSIFLLSFAALTEAQEIFFLDHKCSNTTTFVRNSPYEANLNILLSSLAGNATRNDINGFYNASTGHDVYEVYGLFLCRGDVSVEVCRECVNLARNDVVQRCPIQKEAIIWYDQCFLRYSNSNIFSSLSQTPAAYMFNTQKLTVDVEFNKLLVNTISDAVTVAASAPSGEKKLATKKEIYTWRESLYVLVQCTPDLSKYDCNKCLVLANLSISVCCNNNLGGRVLFPSCNFRYGNYSFYNEAAVVAMSPPPLSTPVVLLPPSPGPLGDRSKSMWIKVGAGLSTVIAVLFFSACIYTMRRRTNPRTEEIGNIQEDQLQNWAGRATVGDDYSDKEIQGDVTSLDLPLIRLDVIHEATKQFSDENKLGQGGFGPVYRGTLEDGKEVAVKRLSRTSGQGQREFLNEVVLIARLQHRNLVRLLGCCLEKNEKLLIYEYMPNKSLDVILFGSSNGVLLDWQRRLSIINGIARGLLYLHEDSRLRIIHRDLKTSNILLDYEMNPKISDFGMARIFGGNQIEANTNRIVGTYGYMAPEYAMTGLFSVKSDVFSFGVLLLEIISGEKNIGFHLSEEGESLLTFVGMETVVQWSRTGIDGPYAREIKCSN; the protein is encoded by the exons ATGTTCGCTCTGAAATTCTCCATATTCCTGCTTTCCTTTGCAGCCCTCACGGAAGCACAGGAGATCTTTTTCCTTGATCATAAATGCTCAAACACAACCACTTTCGTAAGAAACAGCCCGTATGAAGCCAATTTAAATATCCTTCTCTCTTCGCTCGCCGGCAATGCAACCCGCAATGACATTAACGGATTCTATAACGCCTCTACAGGACATGATGTTTATGAGGTCTATGGCCTCTTTCTTTGCCGTGGCGATGTTAGTGTCGAAGTTTGCCGAGAATGTGTGAACCTTGCAAGAAACGATGTGGTCCAACGTTGTCCAATCCAGAAGGAGGCTATCATATGGTATGATCAGTGCTTCCTGCGCTACTCAAACAGTAACATCTTCTCCAGCTTGAGCCAAACGCCTGCGGCTTACATGTTCAACACACAAAAACTAACAGTTGATGTAGAATTTAACAAGCTACTGGTGAATACTATATCTGATGCTGTTACTGTAGCTGCAAGTGCGCCATCAGGTGAAAAAAAGTTGGCAACCAAAAAAGAGATTTATACGTGGCGTGAGTCTCTATACGTTCTTGTGCAGTGCACACCGGATCTATCTAAATATGATTGTAATAAGTGTCTTGTACTAGCTAACCTCAGCATATCAGTTTGTTGTAATAATAACCTAGGAGGAAGAGTCTTATTTCCAAGCTGTAATTTTCGATATGGAAATTATTCATTTTACAACGAAGCTGCCGTCGTGGCAAtgtcaccaccaccactatcCACGCCAGTTGTTCTCCTCCCTCCATCTCCAGGCCCACTAG GAGATCGAAGCAAATCTATGTGGATTAAAGTCGGTGCAGGACTATCCACAGTTATTGCTGTGCTATTTTTCAGTGCTTGCATTTACACCATGAGGAGAAGGACGAATCCGAGAACAG AGGAAATAGGAAATATCCAAGAGGATCAATTACAAAACTGGGCAGGACGAGCAACTGTTGGGGACGACTATTCAGACAAAGAAATTCAAGGAGATGTGACATCCCTGGACCTTCCTTTGATCCGGCTAGATGTTATACATGAAGCTACAAAGCAATTTTCTGATGAAAACAAACTTGGTCAAGGAGGGTTTGGCCCAGTATACAGG GGTACGTTAGAGGATGGCAAAGAAGTTGCAGTTAAGAGGCTCTCAAGAACTTCTGGTCAAGGACAAAGAGAATTCCTGAACGAAGTCGTTTTAATCGCCAGATTACAACACAGAAATCTTGTCAGACTCCTGGGATGCTGtctggaaaaaaatgaaaagttactTATCTATGAGTATATGCCCAACAAAAGCCTTGATGTCATTCTTTTTG GTTCCAGCAATGGAGTCCTGCTTGACTGGCAAAGACGCTTGAGCATTATCAATGGAATTGCACGGGGGCTCTTGTATCTTCATGAAGATTCTCGTCTTAGAATTATTCACAGGGATCTCAAAACAAGCAACATTTTGCTCGATTATGAGATGAATCCAAAGATATCAGACTTTGGAATGGCTAGGATTTTCGGTGGCAATCAAATCGAGGCTAACACGAACAGAATTGTCGGAACTTA TGGATACATGGCCCCAGAGTATGCTATGACGGGACTTTTTTCTGTAAAATCAGATGTTTTCAGTTTTGGAGTGTTGCTGTTAGAGATAATCAGTGGGGAAAAAAACATTGGCTTTCATCTTTCAGAAGAAGGCGAAAGCCTTCTCACTTTTGTAG GCATGGAAACTGTGGTCCAATGGTCGAGGACTGGAATTGATGGACCCTATGCTAGAGAAATCAAGTGTAGCAACTGA
- the LOC118032694 gene encoding cysteine-rich receptor-like protein kinase 15 isoform X1, with product MFALKFSIFLLSFAALTEAQEIFFLDHKCSNTTTFVRNSPYEANLNILLSSLAGNATRNDINGFYNASTGHDVYEVYGLFLCRGDVSVEVCRECVNLARNDVVQRCPIQKEAIIWYDQCFLRYSNSNIFSSLSQTPAAYMFNTQKLTVDVEFNKLLVNTISDAVTVAASAPSGEKKLATKKEIYTWRESLYVLVQCTPDLSKYDCNKCLVLANLSISVCCNNNLGGRVLFPSCNFRYGNYSFYNEAAVVAMSPPPLSTPVVLLPPSPGPLGDRSKSMWIKVGAGLSTVIAVLFFSACIYTMRRRTNPRTEEIGNIQEDQLQNWAGRATVGDDYSDKEIQGDVTSLDLPLIRLDVIHEATKQFSDENKLGQGGFGPVYRGTLEDGKEVAVKRLSRTSGQGQREFLNEVVLIARLQHRNLVRLLGCCLEKNEKLLIYEYMPNKSLDVILFGSSNGVLLDWQRRLSIINGIARGLLYLHEDSRLRIIHRDLKTSNILLDYEMNPKISDFGMARIFGGNQIEANTNRIVGTYGYMAPEYAMTGLFSVKSDVFSFGVLLLEIISGEKNIGFHLSEEGESLLTFAWKLWSNGRGLELMDPMLEKSSVATEVLRCIHIGLLCVQEDPADRPTMSSVLHMLASDAITLPIPKQPVFSIGGFEGQSSNQEVCFINELTNFVSSPR from the exons ATGTTCGCTCTGAAATTCTCCATATTCCTGCTTTCCTTTGCAGCCCTCACGGAAGCACAGGAGATCTTTTTCCTTGATCATAAATGCTCAAACACAACCACTTTCGTAAGAAACAGCCCGTATGAAGCCAATTTAAATATCCTTCTCTCTTCGCTCGCCGGCAATGCAACCCGCAATGACATTAACGGATTCTATAACGCCTCTACAGGACATGATGTTTATGAGGTCTATGGCCTCTTTCTTTGCCGTGGCGATGTTAGTGTCGAAGTTTGCCGAGAATGTGTGAACCTTGCAAGAAACGATGTGGTCCAACGTTGTCCAATCCAGAAGGAGGCTATCATATGGTATGATCAGTGCTTCCTGCGCTACTCAAACAGTAACATCTTCTCCAGCTTGAGCCAAACGCCTGCGGCTTACATGTTCAACACACAAAAACTAACAGTTGATGTAGAATTTAACAAGCTACTGGTGAATACTATATCTGATGCTGTTACTGTAGCTGCAAGTGCGCCATCAGGTGAAAAAAAGTTGGCAACCAAAAAAGAGATTTATACGTGGCGTGAGTCTCTATACGTTCTTGTGCAGTGCACACCGGATCTATCTAAATATGATTGTAATAAGTGTCTTGTACTAGCTAACCTCAGCATATCAGTTTGTTGTAATAATAACCTAGGAGGAAGAGTCTTATTTCCAAGCTGTAATTTTCGATATGGAAATTATTCATTTTACAACGAAGCTGCCGTCGTGGCAAtgtcaccaccaccactatcCACGCCAGTTGTTCTCCTCCCTCCATCTCCAGGCCCACTAG GAGATCGAAGCAAATCTATGTGGATTAAAGTCGGTGCAGGACTATCCACAGTTATTGCTGTGCTATTTTTCAGTGCTTGCATTTACACCATGAGGAGAAGGACGAATCCGAGAACAG AGGAAATAGGAAATATCCAAGAGGATCAATTACAAAACTGGGCAGGACGAGCAACTGTTGGGGACGACTATTCAGACAAAGAAATTCAAGGAGATGTGACATCCCTGGACCTTCCTTTGATCCGGCTAGATGTTATACATGAAGCTACAAAGCAATTTTCTGATGAAAACAAACTTGGTCAAGGAGGGTTTGGCCCAGTATACAGG GGTACGTTAGAGGATGGCAAAGAAGTTGCAGTTAAGAGGCTCTCAAGAACTTCTGGTCAAGGACAAAGAGAATTCCTGAACGAAGTCGTTTTAATCGCCAGATTACAACACAGAAATCTTGTCAGACTCCTGGGATGCTGtctggaaaaaaatgaaaagttactTATCTATGAGTATATGCCCAACAAAAGCCTTGATGTCATTCTTTTTG GTTCCAGCAATGGAGTCCTGCTTGACTGGCAAAGACGCTTGAGCATTATCAATGGAATTGCACGGGGGCTCTTGTATCTTCATGAAGATTCTCGTCTTAGAATTATTCACAGGGATCTCAAAACAAGCAACATTTTGCTCGATTATGAGATGAATCCAAAGATATCAGACTTTGGAATGGCTAGGATTTTCGGTGGCAATCAAATCGAGGCTAACACGAACAGAATTGTCGGAACTTA TGGATACATGGCCCCAGAGTATGCTATGACGGGACTTTTTTCTGTAAAATCAGATGTTTTCAGTTTTGGAGTGTTGCTGTTAGAGATAATCAGTGGGGAAAAAAACATTGGCTTTCATCTTTCAGAAGAAGGCGAAAGCCTTCTCACTTTT GCATGGAAACTGTGGTCCAATGGTCGAGGACTGGAATTGATGGACCCTATGCTAGAGAAATCAAGTGTAGCAACTGAGGTGCTGAGATGCATCCACATTGGGCTGCTCTGCGTGCAAGAGGATCCAGCAGATAGACCTACAATGTCGTCTGTGCTTCATATGTTGGCAAGTGATGCCATAACACTCCCTATCCCTAAACAGCCAGTATTTTCTATTGGTGGATTTGAAGGTCAATCCTCAAATCAGGAAGTTTGTTTTATCAATGAATTAACCAATTTCGTTTCATCACCACGGTAA